The Haloprofundus salinisoli genome includes a region encoding these proteins:
- a CDS encoding zinc ribbon domain-containing protein: MNRIAAVGVALPRLRISTAEIADAWGRYSGAGIEEKTVAAADEDALTLAVEAAESALTRGSVAAADISVISLATTTPPLDTEEIAPRLVRALGLPPSTTTRTFTQSTLAGAQALDSGFDADGPALVVAADAPRGDPADADHPFGAGAAAFLLTESGSVERLGSASHVDELAGISYRERGTDELRGLDITGYERNTIRESVTSAAERLAGNVNGVDFDDAAVDGAAVFQPDARMPSRATGNLSIPREALARGTVVGRIGDAGAAGVPLGLAAAFDAADDEDRTLAVFFGSGGGATAMLFEGRVESGLDAALDGGSAVTYPQYLRERGYVGTVDVAGGGAHVSLPTWQRSLDQRYRLAAGRCPKCEALTFPPEGACGTCHRRVEFERVELSRTGLVRAVTAIGYGGAPPEFAEQQRRDGAYDVALVELEHGGESVTLPAQLTDVDSGTVGVGDEVRAVVRKLYEQEGVPRYGAKFAPIEE; encoded by the coding sequence ATGAACCGAATCGCCGCCGTCGGGGTCGCACTCCCGCGACTCCGAATTTCGACGGCCGAAATCGCCGACGCGTGGGGTCGGTACTCGGGTGCCGGAATCGAGGAGAAAACCGTCGCGGCAGCCGACGAAGACGCACTGACGCTCGCCGTCGAAGCAGCGGAGTCGGCGCTGACTCGCGGGTCGGTCGCCGCGGCCGACATCTCCGTGATTTCTCTGGCGACGACCACACCGCCACTCGATACGGAGGAGATAGCCCCGCGACTCGTCCGCGCGCTCGGACTACCGCCGTCGACGACGACGCGGACGTTCACACAGAGTACGCTCGCGGGAGCGCAGGCCCTCGATTCGGGGTTCGACGCCGACGGCCCCGCCCTCGTCGTCGCCGCCGACGCTCCCCGCGGCGACCCGGCGGACGCAGACCATCCTTTCGGTGCGGGTGCCGCGGCGTTTCTCCTCACCGAATCGGGGTCCGTCGAACGGCTCGGTTCGGCAAGTCACGTCGACGAACTCGCGGGCATCAGTTACCGCGAACGCGGCACCGACGAACTGCGCGGACTCGACATCACCGGTTACGAGCGAAACACGATTCGAGAGAGCGTGACGAGTGCGGCCGAACGATTAGCCGGGAACGTCAACGGCGTCGACTTCGACGACGCCGCCGTCGACGGCGCAGCGGTGTTCCAACCCGACGCTCGGATGCCCTCGCGTGCGACGGGGAACCTATCGATTCCTCGTGAGGCGCTCGCACGAGGGACCGTCGTCGGCCGGATCGGCGATGCGGGCGCGGCAGGTGTTCCACTCGGACTCGCTGCCGCGTTCGACGCCGCGGACGACGAGGACCGGACGCTTGCGGTCTTCTTCGGTAGCGGTGGCGGCGCGACGGCGATGCTGTTCGAGGGTCGGGTCGAAAGCGGACTCGACGCTGCACTCGATGGTGGCTCCGCGGTTACGTATCCTCAGTACCTCCGCGAGCGCGGCTACGTCGGCACTGTCGACGTCGCCGGCGGCGGCGCACACGTCAGCCTCCCCACCTGGCAGCGCTCGCTCGACCAGCGCTACCGGCTCGCGGCCGGCCGCTGTCCGAAATGCGAGGCGCTCACGTTCCCGCCGGAGGGCGCGTGCGGAACCTGCCACCGCCGCGTCGAGTTCGAACGCGTCGAACTCTCTCGAACCGGTCTCGTCCGTGCGGTCACCGCTATCGGCTACGGCGGCGCGCCGCCGGAGTTCGCCGAACAGCAGCGACGCGACGGGGCGTACGACGTCGCGCTCGTCGAACTCGAACACGGGGGCGAGTCGGTCACGCTGCCGGCGCAACTGACGGACGTCGACTCCGGAACGGTCGGGGTCGGCGACGAGGTTCGGGCGGTCGTCCGGAAACTGTACGAGCAGGAGGGCGTGCCGCGGTACGGCGCGAAGTTCGCACCTATCGAGGAGTGA
- a CDS encoding thiolase domain-containing protein, giving the protein MTEAYVVGAGQSPFGSFPDESYRSLFETAFDCATASVDAEFDPKRIDEAFVGTLGVGGRQLGLSGPAVTEHVGLHGIPTTRVENACAASGYAFRSAVASVRAGLADVALAGGYEVMTDTSSDHTKWWLGVSGETEWERLSGTTFSGVYAQMASAHMNEYGTTTEDLSRVAVKNHANGARNPNAHLGFECSLEDAMAAPTVADPLNLYHCCPTTDGASAVIVASEEVAFELSDDPVRVAGMGASSGHVGLFQRDTFTSIPATRRAAEAAYDEAEIGPSDVDVAEVHDCFAIAELVAYEDLGFCAAGESATLLREGVTDPDGELPVNTSGGLKSKGHPIGATGTGQITEIFEQLRGEAHTQVDSPRYGLAHNVGGSGGGATVHLFERADGGER; this is encoded by the coding sequence ATGACAGAGGCGTACGTCGTCGGCGCGGGGCAGTCACCGTTCGGGTCGTTTCCCGACGAGAGCTATCGCTCCCTGTTCGAGACGGCGTTCGACTGCGCGACGGCGAGCGTCGACGCCGAGTTCGACCCCAAGCGAATCGACGAGGCGTTCGTGGGCACGCTCGGCGTCGGTGGCCGCCAACTCGGCCTGAGCGGGCCGGCGGTGACCGAACACGTCGGTCTCCACGGCATCCCGACGACACGCGTCGAGAACGCCTGTGCCGCCAGCGGCTACGCCTTCAGAAGCGCCGTCGCGTCGGTCCGAGCGGGACTGGCCGACGTGGCGCTGGCCGGCGGATACGAGGTGATGACCGATACGAGTTCGGACCACACGAAGTGGTGGCTCGGCGTCAGCGGCGAGACGGAGTGGGAGCGTCTCTCGGGGACGACCTTTTCCGGCGTGTACGCCCAGATGGCCAGCGCCCACATGAACGAGTACGGAACGACCACGGAGGATCTCTCGCGCGTCGCCGTGAAGAACCACGCCAACGGCGCACGGAATCCGAACGCTCACCTCGGCTTCGAGTGTTCGCTGGAGGATGCGATGGCCGCGCCGACGGTCGCCGACCCGCTGAATCTCTATCATTGCTGTCCGACGACCGACGGCGCGAGCGCCGTCATCGTCGCCAGCGAAGAGGTGGCCTTCGAACTCAGCGACGACCCGGTCCGCGTCGCCGGAATGGGTGCGTCGAGCGGCCACGTCGGTCTCTTTCAGCGCGACACGTTCACGAGCATTCCCGCGACTCGCCGCGCCGCCGAAGCCGCCTACGACGAAGCCGAAATCGGTCCGAGCGACGTCGACGTCGCGGAAGTCCACGACTGCTTCGCCATCGCCGAACTCGTCGCCTACGAGGATCTCGGCTTCTGCGCCGCCGGCGAGAGCGCCACGCTGCTCCGCGAGGGCGTCACCGACCCCGACGGCGAACTCCCGGTCAACACCTCCGGTGGTTTGAAATCGAAGGGTCACCCCATCGGCGCGACCGGCACCGGCCAAATCACAGAGATATTCGAACAACTCCGCGGTGAGGCGCACACGCAGGTCGACAGTCCGCGATACGGCCTCGCGCACAACGTGGGCGGCAGCGGCGGCGGTGCGACGGTCCACCTGTTCGAGCGGGCCGACGGGGGTGAGCGATGA
- a CDS encoding enoyl-CoA hydratase/isomerase family protein, with the protein MVRTEVDGRVWALTFDRPEARNAFTESTARELVAALEAAADDDARAVVLTGEGKAFSAGGDLEAMRDREETPAEAYTRVSETLNAVVETVLTAPYPVVAKVNGDAVGAGTNVAAACDFVVADERARFGEVFVNVGLIPDSGGTVLLPQLVGLRRAKELTMTGRLFDAEEALEMGLINDVVSSDELDDAVSELLDTLASKPTETLALIKRGLHENVGRPFRDGLDREAHLQVQAYGTESHTEGVDAFLEGRSPTFE; encoded by the coding sequence ATGGTACGCACCGAAGTCGATGGACGCGTGTGGGCGCTCACGTTCGACCGTCCGGAGGCGCGAAACGCGTTCACCGAGTCGACGGCGCGGGAGTTGGTCGCGGCGCTCGAAGCGGCGGCGGACGACGACGCGCGGGCGGTCGTTCTCACCGGCGAAGGCAAAGCGTTCAGCGCGGGCGGCGACCTCGAAGCGATGCGCGACCGAGAGGAGACGCCCGCGGAGGCGTACACCCGCGTCAGCGAGACGCTCAACGCCGTCGTCGAGACGGTTCTCACGGCACCGTACCCGGTCGTCGCAAAGGTCAACGGTGACGCCGTCGGTGCGGGGACGAACGTCGCCGCCGCCTGCGACTTCGTCGTCGCCGACGAGCGCGCCCGGTTCGGCGAAGTCTTCGTCAACGTCGGCCTCATTCCCGACAGCGGCGGGACCGTGCTCTTACCGCAGTTGGTGGGCCTCCGCCGGGCGAAGGAGCTGACGATGACCGGGCGACTGTTCGACGCCGAGGAGGCGCTGGAGATGGGCCTTATCAACGACGTCGTTTCGAGCGACGAGTTAGACGACGCCGTCTCGGAGCTGCTCGACACGCTCGCGTCGAAGCCGACCGAGACGCTCGCGTTGATAAAACGTGGACTGCACGAGAACGTCGGTCGACCGTTCCGCGACGGGCTCGACCGCGAAGCGCATCTCCAAGTACAGGCGTACGGGACCGAGTCGCACACGGAGGGCGTCGACGCGTTCCTGGAGGGTCGGTCACCGACGTTCGAGTAG
- a CDS encoding cytochrome P450, with amino-acid sequence MSSANPQGLQAFPDELAGRESWLDPFEWYREMRDDAPVRYDTSRGSWDVFRYDDVKRILDDDETFSVDPERANDYVEPENEGEGLILQTMLFEDPPRHDALRGVVDDPFRPRAIRQLEPRIRELTAEILDEVLDEGSSAGVEGEMDIVDDLAYPLPVMVIAELLGVPAEKRDQFKTWSDTLVEAASDDTDAQAYVDEQRQVQMEMAWYFLELIEDRRENPRDDLISQIVTAELDDGSHLSREEALGTCILLLVAGNITTTNLVTNAIRCFDEAEQFDAVRGDDRTLSTAIEEVLRYRSPVQAMTRIATRDVAVQDATIEAGDRIVVWLGSGNRDERTFDDAGTFVPDRAPNQHLGFGHGTHYCLGAPLARLEAKVVLSELLDRVAELRVAESELSPTRSSFIYGVESLPVEFERR; translated from the coding sequence ATGAGTTCAGCTAATCCCCAAGGGCTGCAAGCGTTCCCCGACGAACTCGCCGGACGTGAGTCGTGGCTCGATCCGTTCGAGTGGTACCGAGAGATGCGAGACGACGCGCCCGTTCGTTACGACACGTCCCGAGGGTCGTGGGACGTGTTCCGCTACGACGACGTGAAACGGATTCTCGACGACGACGAGACGTTCTCGGTCGATCCCGAACGGGCGAACGACTACGTCGAACCCGAAAACGAGGGCGAGGGTTTGATTCTTCAGACGATGCTGTTCGAGGATCCGCCCCGGCACGACGCCCTCCGCGGCGTCGTCGACGACCCGTTCCGACCGCGCGCGATTCGGCAACTCGAACCGCGGATACGGGAGTTGACCGCGGAGATTCTGGACGAGGTGCTCGACGAAGGGAGCTCCGCCGGCGTCGAGGGCGAGATGGACATCGTCGACGACCTCGCCTATCCGCTTCCGGTGATGGTCATCGCCGAACTACTCGGTGTTCCGGCTGAGAAACGCGACCAGTTCAAGACGTGGTCGGATACGCTGGTCGAGGCAGCGAGCGACGACACCGACGCCCAGGCGTACGTCGACGAACAGCGACAGGTCCAGATGGAGATGGCATGGTACTTCCTCGAACTCATCGAGGACCGCCGCGAGAACCCGCGCGACGACCTCATTTCGCAAATCGTCACCGCCGAACTCGACGACGGGTCACATCTCTCCCGCGAGGAGGCGCTCGGAACGTGTATCCTCCTGCTCGTCGCCGGTAACATCACCACGACAAATCTCGTCACGAACGCGATTCGGTGCTTCGACGAGGCCGAACAGTTCGACGCCGTCCGCGGCGACGACCGGACGCTCTCGACGGCTATCGAGGAGGTACTTCGGTACCGGTCGCCGGTGCAGGCGATGACGCGGATCGCTACGAGAGACGTCGCGGTTCAGGACGCGACGATCGAAGCGGGAGACCGAATCGTCGTCTGGCTCGGGTCGGGCAACCGCGACGAACGCACGTTCGACGACGCGGGAACGTTCGTCCCCGACCGAGCGCCGAACCAGCATCTCGGCTTCGGCCACGGGACGCACTACTGTCTCGGTGCGCCGTTAGCTCGTCTCGAAGCAAAAGTCGTCCTCTCGGAGCTGCTGGACCGAGTCGCCGAACTCCGAGTTGCCGAGTCAGAGCTGTCGCCGACGCGGAGTTCGTTTATCTACGGCGTCGAGTCGCTGCCGGTCGAGTTCGAGAGGCGGTAA
- a CDS encoding helix-turn-helix transcriptional regulator — protein MRRNNRQTNEPCVVPPDAAAVITPLTGFQRDTLCIVAALDETASTGVAISEALDELYEGEVTNGRVYQNLRTLVDANLLAKRPIDGRTNAYAVTETSSDGLRAYAAWTDACVDTVGEPHPFFVV, from the coding sequence ATGCGACGGAACAACCGACAGACGAACGAACCGTGTGTAGTACCACCGGATGCGGCGGCGGTCATCACGCCGCTGACCGGCTTTCAGCGCGATACGCTCTGTATCGTCGCCGCACTCGACGAGACCGCGTCAACAGGCGTCGCCATCTCGGAGGCGCTCGACGAACTTTACGAGGGCGAAGTGACGAACGGACGCGTCTACCAGAACCTTCGGACGCTCGTCGACGCGAACCTGCTAGCGAAGCGCCCGATAGACGGACGGACGAACGCCTACGCCGTCACCGAAACGTCGAGTGACGGCCTTCGTGCGTACGCCGCGTGGACCGACGCGTGTGTGGACACTGTAGGGGAACCGCACCCGTTTTTCGTCGTATGA
- a CDS encoding cbb3-type cytochrome c oxidase subunit I: protein MSRPGSVPKTPVVRWLTTLDHRDIGVMYVVFGAVAGVWGATDAMAVRTELLSPGLAVWDAATYNAFFTTHGLTMLFFFATPVALGLANYAVPLLVRADDMAFPRVNAVAFWLLPPALLLARAGIVGQLLGIPDLAPPATGWTFYAPLATQQAGHGVDLVLLGLHLGGVSTIASSVNLVVTIAVVRDDSVSWASLDIFSWTMLTTAGLVLFAFPVLGSAMVMLLADRNFGTTFFAVDAGPVLWQHLFWFFGHPEVYILVLPAMGIVSHVLPQFAGRKLFGFRAVVYSTLAIGVLSFGVWAHHMFATGLDPRLRASFMAVTLAIAAPSAVKTFNWIATLWNGAIRLTAPMLFCVAAVGNFVIGGVTGVFLASIPVDLVLHDTYYVVGHFHFLLVGTIVFGLFAGGYYWFPLLTGRWFDRGLARAHFYLSAVGVPATFLPFLLVGMGGLPRRVAAYPPEFAPLHYVATLGAYVLGVGQLVFVWNALASAVAGDPVDTTDPWELGRTGQRTPEWEPGADR, encoded by the coding sequence ATGAGCCGACCCGGTTCCGTTCCGAAGACGCCGGTCGTTCGGTGGCTGACGACGCTCGACCACCGCGACATCGGGGTGATGTACGTCGTCTTCGGCGCGGTCGCTGGAGTATGGGGTGCGACCGACGCGATGGCAGTTCGGACGGAGTTACTCTCGCCGGGCCTCGCCGTCTGGGACGCCGCGACCTACAACGCGTTCTTCACGACGCACGGGCTGACAATGCTGTTCTTCTTCGCGACGCCCGTCGCGCTTGGACTGGCGAACTACGCCGTCCCGCTGCTCGTCCGCGCCGATGACATGGCGTTCCCGCGCGTCAACGCGGTCGCATTCTGGCTGCTGCCGCCCGCGTTACTGCTCGCTCGTGCCGGTATCGTCGGCCAACTGCTCGGAATTCCTGACCTCGCCCCACCGGCGACGGGATGGACGTTCTACGCGCCGCTCGCAACACAGCAGGCCGGTCACGGCGTCGACCTCGTCCTCCTGGGACTGCATCTCGGCGGCGTGAGCACCATCGCCAGCAGCGTCAATCTCGTCGTGACGATCGCCGTTGTCCGCGACGATTCGGTGTCGTGGGCGTCGCTCGACATCTTCTCGTGGACGATGCTGACGACGGCAGGGTTGGTGCTGTTCGCGTTTCCCGTTCTCGGGAGTGCGATGGTGATGCTCCTCGCCGACCGCAACTTCGGAACGACGTTTTTCGCCGTCGACGCCGGTCCGGTGCTCTGGCAACATCTCTTCTGGTTCTTCGGCCACCCCGAAGTGTACATCCTCGTCCTCCCGGCGATGGGAATCGTGAGCCACGTCCTCCCGCAATTCGCGGGACGTAAACTGTTCGGCTTTCGCGCGGTGGTCTACTCGACGCTCGCCATCGGGGTCCTCTCGTTCGGCGTCTGGGCGCACCACATGTTCGCCACCGGCCTCGACCCGCGCCTCCGCGCGTCCTTCATGGCGGTCACGCTCGCTATCGCCGCTCCGAGCGCCGTCAAGACGTTCAACTGGATCGCGACGCTCTGGAACGGGGCGATTCGACTGACTGCACCAATGTTGTTCTGCGTCGCCGCCGTCGGGAACTTCGTTATCGGGGGCGTGACGGGCGTGTTCCTCGCCTCGATTCCCGTCGACCTCGTGCTCCACGACACCTACTACGTCGTCGGCCACTTCCATTTTCTCCTCGTGGGAACCATCGTCTTCGGCCTCTTCGCCGGAGGCTACTACTGGTTCCCGCTTCTGACCGGGCGGTGGTTCGACCGCGGACTCGCACGCGCGCACTTTTATCTCTCTGCGGTCGGCGTTCCGGCGACGTTTCTCCCCTTTCTCCTCGTCGGGATGGGCGGACTTCCCCGGCGCGTCGCCGCGTATCCACCCGAGTTCGCGCCCTTGCACTACGTCGCTACTCTCGGGGCGTACGTCCTCGGCGTCGGGCAACTGGTGTTCGTCTGGAACGCCCTCGCCTCGGCAGTGGCGGGTGACCCGGTCGACACGACCGACCCGTGGGAACTCGGTCGAACTGGGCAACGAACTCCCGAATGGGAACCGGGTGCGGACCGATGA